A stretch of Leptidea sinapis chromosome 36, ilLepSina1.1, whole genome shotgun sequence DNA encodes these proteins:
- the LOC126975502 gene encoding uncharacterized protein LOC126975502, with the protein MSHFGDFMDGVPVKISEKYKRPPKIELPYSVQECPLRANNVVANANYCSTFEQNVLKKLKELRSAKETKKSERRHRLQLLGEAKQKKLDAIATAEAEEKLKQLSVSEVSYPSTEEISALSPDDKLEANCDISVAQDSPKANVPTDIDVDLVCKSNDSQSNILQPIQVSSNYQQCNLLDDPDPLQEIKMNTKIVKPQYSQNVATLTYKDFENDTSSPFDNVELKTINEMELLAQVLQSHKESVTSCTGSSYVDQTYPGFSNCSTQAQVEGMTYLPTAYPEQTVQGQNFMYASPQHFPVSNGYYVPSEPLRENNMAADNVYVPNYQYYVPTQPFNVSDQFYNLPTTSSNIGPVSNDVPYNMQQQYYFPQNNHYSYTPQNFNAGSQTIQAPISAPSSQNMVKSRSRSVPDIVKELNEELATAKLRAKEISWNISPEAPVNVPQPTSSTSGKKVERRRKSEQLPNPYDKFPPKLQNMCQQIHGMGFPLDRVARVCSLVGDNDKKVIECLLILGELMDLGFSEGRASTALAKHDFNREKALDDLVS; encoded by the exons ATGTCACATTTTGGAGATTTTATGGATGGCGTGCCTGTTAAGATTTCAGAAAAGTACAAACGTCCTCCTAAAATTGAGTTACCGTATAGTGTGCAAGAGTGTCCTTTGCGAGCGAACAATGTCGTCGCAAACGCTAATTATTGCTCAACATTCGAGCAAAACGTACTCAAGAAACTCAAAGAGCTCAGGAGTGCCAAAGAGACAAAGAAAAGCGAACGACGTCATCGCTTGCAGTTGCTTGGGGAggcgaaacaaaaaaaacttgatGCGATAGCAACAGCAGAAGCAGAGGAAAAACTTAAGCAATTAAGCGTTTCTGAGGTGTCTTACCCGAGCACCGAGGAGATCAGCGCACTCTCTCCTGATGACAAACTCGAAGCCAACTGTGATATATCTGTTGCACAAGATAGCCCCAAAGCTAATGTGCCAACTGACATTGATGTTGACTTGGTTTGTAAAAGTAATGATTCTCAATCGAATATTTTGCAACCCATACAAGTGTCATCTAATTACCAACAGTGTAATCTGCTTGATGATCCAGATCCATTGCAGGAGAtcaaaatgaatacaaaaattGTGAAGCCTCAATATTCACAAAATGTAGCTACTTTAACATATAaagattttgaaaatgatacttCCAGTCCCTTTGATAATGTTGAACTTAAAACTATTAATGAAATGGAATTATTAGCACAGGTTTTGCAAAGCCACAAAGAATCAGTTACCAGTTGTACTGGGTCTTCATATGTCGACCAGACATACCCTGGCTTCTCCAACTGTTCAACCCAAGCACAGGTTGAGGGGATGACATATTTGCCTACTGCATACCCAGAACAAACAGTTCAAGgtcaaaattttatgtatgcaTCACCACAGCATTTTCCAGTTAGTAATGGTTACTATGTCCCATCAGAACCACTTCGTGAAAATAATATGGCCGCAGATAATGTATATGTGccaaattatcaatattatgtACCCACTCAACCCTTTAATGTCTCAGATCAATTTTATAATCTGCCAACTACATCATCAAACATAGGTCCTGTATCCAATGATGTACCATACAATATGCAACAACAATACTACTTTCCACAAAACAATCATTACTCATACACACCTCAAAATTTCAATGCCGGGAGTCAAACAATTCAGGCACCAATAAGTGCACCCAGCTCTCAAAATATGGTGAAATCCCGATCGAGGAGTGTACCGGATATTGTTAAAGAATTAAATGAAGAGTTGGCAACTGCAAAGTTGAGAGCTAAGGAGATATCATGGAATATTAGTCCGGAAGCTCCTGTGAATGTTCCACAGCCAACATCTTCAACTAGTGGTAAAAAGGTAGAAAGGAGAAGGAAATCTGAACAGCTCCCCAACCCATATGATAAGTTTCCTCCAAAACTGCAGAATATGTGTCAACAGATTCATGGCATGGGATTTCCTCTAGACAGAGTGGCAAGAGTGTGTAGTCTTGTTGGTGATAATGATAAAAAG GTGATTGAATGTCTGCTCATCTTGGGAGAGCTGATGGATCTTGGTTTCTCTGAAGGCCGGGCCTCCACAGCACTAGCAAAACATGACTTCAATAGGGAAAAGGCTTTAGATGACTTGGTTTCATAA
- the LOC126975505 gene encoding poly(A) RNA polymerase gld-2 homolog A-like, which translates to MNEGASTLYHSNGFGGSGAYNMGHMQMERQNRQYPYNMLNGGINSSMSPRQGTQRRWQPRRDRRPIKGENTAFGYDSDDSSLSSNASGSNKSSEKGGNTNGDTNSTGSEKVSREWRSRNRRDQKPRRIAPDRFLTASYPFQVKYTPDDLLTGSKWDSLSQDIWDKFVKSQQTEATFHKKMNLWKYLYITIKSIFPRYGLYVVGSTMSGFGLESSDMDLCLFVRAMSQEPRAHALSNLDFILPYIRAFDPDAELIQAKVPILKFRDARNGVQVDLNCNNVVGIKNTNLLYCLSTMDWRVRPLVSVSKLWARAHHINDARRRTLSSYALTLMVVHFLQCGTSPAILPRASDVMCGHVRAGVRRSHNRASLGELFLSMLRYYADFPYEQTVISVRSGRRIPLDECRPHLDPYYWKHICVEEPFDLSNTARSVYDPDTFEKIVVAFRDSYRRLAAGLRLSDAWPTAR; encoded by the exons ATGAATGAAGGAGCGTCTACATTGTACCATAGCAACGGTTTTGGAGGTTCTGGGGCTTATAATATGGGCCATATGCAAATGGAGCGACAAAATCGGCAGTATCCTTATAATATGTTGAATGGTGGGATAAACAGTTCGATGTCACCAAGACAAGGCACGCAGCGTCGGTGGCAGCCGcgccgagatcgcagacccatCAAGGGCGAAAATACAGCTTTTGGCTATGATTCAGATGATTCCAGTCTCTCTAGCAATGCTTCTGGGTCTAATAAATCAAGTGAAAAAG gtGGTAACACAAATGGAGATACAAATAGCACAGGGTCGGAAAAAGTGAGTCGAGAGTGGAGATCCAGGAACCGACGTGATCAGAAGCCGCGTCGTATTGCCCCTGACAGATTTCTCACAGCATCATACCCCTTTCAAGTTAAATACACTCCGGATGACTTACTAACTG GATCAAAATGGGACTCATTGTCACAGGATATATGGGACAAGTTTGTGAAATCACAACAGACTGAAGCTACTTTCCATAAGAAGATGAACTTGTGGAAATATCTATACATCACTATCAAG TCAATATTTCCACGGTATGGGTTGTATGTGGTGGGGTCCACTATGTCCGGCTTCGGTCTGGAGTCCTCCGACATGGACCTGTGTCTGTTCGTGCGCGCGATGTCCCAAGAGCCACGCGCCCACGCCTTGTCAAATCTGGACTTCATACTGCCGTACATACGAGCATTTGACCCAG ACGCAGAGCTGATCCAGGCCAAGGTGCCCATCCTTAAGTTTCGTGACGCAAGGAACGGCGTGCAGGTCGACCTCAACTGTAACAACGTGGTCGGCATCAAAAACACCAATCTGCTGTACTGCCTCTCAACCA TGGACTGGCGCGTGCGGCCGCTGGTGTCTGTCAGCAAGCTGTGGGCCCGCGCGCATCACATCAACGACGCGCGGCGCCGCACGCTGTCGTCGTACGCGCTCACGCTCATGGTGGTGCACTTCCTGCAGT GCGGCACGAGCCCCGCCATCTTGCCGCGCGCCAGTGACGTCATGTGCGGCCACGTGCGCGCCGGCGTCCGCCGCTCACACAACCGCGCCTCCCTGGGGGAGCTGTTTCTGAGTATGCTGCGCTACTACGCTGACTTCCC GTACGAGCAGACGGTGATCTCCGTGCGGTCGGGGCGCCGCATACCGCTGGACGAGTGTCGCCCGCACCTCGACCCCTACTACTGGAAACATATCTGTGTCGAAG AGCCGTTCGACCTGTCGAACACGGCCCGCTCCGTGTACGACCCCGACACGTTCGAGAAGATCGTGGTAGCCTTCCGCGACAGTTACCGACGCCTGGCCGCCGGCCTGAGACTGTCGGACGCGTGGCCCACCGCGCGGTGA